One window of Aliarcobacter lanthieri genomic DNA carries:
- a CDS encoding TonB-dependent receptor, whose protein sequence is MKIKMALSVATMITMGNLLSANETTVLEEIKVNETKASSQTLQNGQISRQNSLGILGSKDFMDIPFNTVSYTSEYIEDEQAKYLSDVIAKTDPSIYNPGRIGAIGDGYSIRGFSNNTQDVLVNGLYGMTPYYRMSPEFIEKVDVLKGPSALLNGMSPGGSVGGAVSIITKKAKDTPTRSITATYDSDSLWGTHLDLGQRFGEKNQFGVRFNGAYRKGDTAVDNQEAESRIAHLAFDYKVDRGQVSVEYLYSYDHIDGLNRGIGVAPGLAIPTPPKNTTLFAPKDTFTTTEDHIFMLTGDYDITDNIFVYGKYGHSKTDFDALASSTYQVFNTQGDYRNDFAHQRNKQDKDSADIGIRFSFDTFGIKHELTTNATYYHHNNKFGFKQNMLGNNPWITNIYKPNWNGLHLDKSYSNASLPKTAEVELSSYGFADSISMFDDKLNIILGLREQNVVQESFNATTGQRTSKYDESKLTPAVAVSYKFTDSIMAYANYIEGLSQGPTAPATVQNAGEMFAPYQTKQYETGIKMDFEHFTNTLSIFQIEKPSGITDLVTNIYSVDGEQRNRGIEYSFFGDIFTDLRFMGGVSYIEAKNTKTQGGVNEGKYATATPKYQGKLGLEYDITNNLSVNANASAMSKQYVNADNSLWVSGRTIYDIGAKYKTKIGSFPTTFRADIHNVMDKDYWAGGLASGLGAPRTVMLSATLKF, encoded by the coding sequence ATGAAAATAAAAATGGCACTTTCTGTTGCTACAATGATTACTATGGGAAATTTGCTAAGTGCAAATGAAACAACAGTACTAGAAGAAATAAAAGTAAATGAAACAAAAGCAAGTTCTCAAACACTTCAAAATGGACAAATCTCAAGACAAAATAGTTTAGGTATCCTTGGAAGCAAGGATTTTATGGATATTCCATTTAACACAGTAAGTTACACAAGTGAATATATAGAAGATGAACAAGCAAAATATTTATCTGATGTTATTGCGAAAACAGATCCATCAATTTACAATCCTGGTAGAATTGGTGCGATAGGAGATGGTTATAGTATTAGAGGATTTTCTAATAATACTCAAGATGTTTTAGTAAATGGATTATATGGAATGACACCATATTATAGAATGAGTCCAGAATTTATAGAAAAAGTTGATGTTTTAAAAGGACCTAGTGCTTTACTAAATGGTATGAGTCCAGGAGGAAGTGTAGGTGGAGCTGTAAGTATTATCACAAAAAAAGCTAAAGATACTCCAACAAGAAGTATCACAGCAACTTATGATTCAGATTCACTTTGGGGAACTCATCTTGATTTAGGGCAAAGATTTGGCGAAAAAAATCAGTTTGGTGTTAGATTTAATGGTGCATACAGAAAGGGTGATACAGCAGTTGATAATCAAGAAGCTGAAAGTAGAATAGCCCATTTAGCATTTGATTATAAAGTCGATAGAGGGCAAGTATCTGTTGAGTATTTATACTCATATGACCATATAGATGGACTTAATAGAGGGATTGGTGTTGCTCCAGGATTAGCTATACCAACTCCTCCTAAAAATACTACTTTATTTGCTCCAAAAGATACTTTTACTACAACAGAAGATCATATCTTTATGCTAACTGGAGATTATGATATTACTGATAATATCTTTGTATATGGAAAATATGGACATAGTAAAACAGATTTTGATGCTCTAGCAAGTAGTACTTACCAAGTATTTAATACTCAAGGAGATTATAGAAATGATTTTGCTCATCAAAGAAATAAACAAGATAAAGATTCAGCTGATATAGGTATTCGATTTAGTTTTGATACTTTTGGTATAAAACATGAACTAACAACAAATGCAACATATTATCATCATAACAATAAATTTGGATTTAAACAAAATATGTTAGGGAATAATCCTTGGATTACAAATATCTATAAACCAAATTGGAATGGTTTGCATTTAGATAAAAGCTATAGCAATGCAAGTCTTCCAAAAACAGCTGAAGTTGAACTAAGTAGTTATGGTTTTGCAGATAGTATCAGTATGTTTGATGATAAGTTAAATATTATCTTAGGATTAAGAGAGCAAAATGTTGTACAAGAAAGTTTCAATGCTACAACAGGACAAAGAACTTCAAAATATGATGAGAGTAAACTCACTCCTGCTGTTGCAGTTTCTTATAAATTTACAGATTCAATAATGGCTTATGCAAACTATATAGAAGGATTAAGCCAAGGACCTACTGCCCCTGCAACAGTTCAAAATGCAGGAGAGATGTTTGCTCCATATCAGACTAAACAGTATGAAACTGGTATAAAAATGGACTTTGAACATTTTACAAATACTCTAAGTATTTTCCAAATAGAAAAACCTAGTGGTATTACAGACCTTGTTACAAATATCTATAGTGTAGATGGAGAACAAAGAAATAGAGGTATTGAATATAGTTTCTTTGGAGATATCTTTACAGATTTAAGATTTATGGGTGGAGTTTCTTATATAGAAGCTAAAAATACTAAAACACAAGGTGGTGTAAATGAAGGGAAATATGCAACTGCTACTCCAAAATATCAGGGAAAATTGGGCTTAGAGTATGATATAACAAATAATCTTAGTGTAAATGCAAATGCTTCAGCTATGAGTAAACAATATGTAAATGCTGATAATTCACTTTGGGTTTCTGGAAGAACTATATATGATATAGGAGCAAAATATAAAACAAAAATTGGCTCTTTTCCTACAACTTTTAGAGCAGATATTCATAATGTAATGGATAAAGATTATTGGGCTGGAGGTCTAGCCAGTGGTTTAGGTGCGCCAAGAACAGTTATGTTATCTGCAACACTTAAATTTTAA
- a CDS encoding PepSY-associated TM helix domain-containing protein: MNIEQSCKHEDEKLFKQRLQRVHQSVGISFSLLMYVAIFFGIFAILLPFIQNWEKPSRHYKMPNITQIDYNSLIEPILADPNYPKINPITITLPGNMLDPSLKISTDFVETIIMNPNTKERFIDNKEVSNLASFLNQMHYGRPFKDFGVIVFGIMAVGVMFLVIGGVYLILKIKYKNSDKSPTSKFSKWHRKIFIWTFAPFIIITLTGAMFNLGFKGDAVMSYIASKGEATSHTVLAAPYLFPKVQRIDLKNDSVKMLPVSELISKAKEIMPKVDWQRIRIVNYGDSSAIFKLEGYNPYMPFLNGILNKPSVTLSGVDGKLVDKQDVLDRHWSAIFTDIMLFMHFLFGVDTFTRFFIATLMLFSTFALGFGVLLYLEKKSRKFGDNIPIYQGFGKLSLAVMIGVIPATGLLFVLQWLLPFDMENRVLIQKGLFAVAWVATLTWSFYRLNSYKAAKEFLYLGGILFILSPIIHFINSGFSPIRLWNEEVYTVLSVDIGLFIFGLILLVVAYKLPVNREKIQEFWTSRGVK, from the coding sequence ATGAATATAGAACAATCATGTAAACATGAAGATGAAAAACTCTTTAAACAAAGGTTGCAACGAGTACACCAATCAGTGGGTATTAGTTTCTCACTTCTTATGTATGTAGCAATATTTTTTGGAATATTTGCTATTTTACTTCCATTTATACAAAATTGGGAGAAACCATCACGACATTACAAAATGCCAAATATAACACAAATAGATTATAACTCTTTAATAGAACCCATCTTAGCAGATCCAAACTATCCAAAAATAAATCCTATTACTATAACCTTACCTGGAAATATGTTAGACCCATCTTTGAAAATATCAACAGATTTTGTAGAAACAATTATTATGAATCCAAACACAAAAGAGAGATTCATAGATAATAAAGAAGTTTCAAATCTAGCAAGTTTTTTAAATCAAATGCATTATGGAAGACCTTTTAAAGATTTTGGAGTTATTGTATTTGGGATAATGGCTGTTGGCGTTATGTTTTTAGTTATAGGAGGAGTTTATTTGATACTAAAAATAAAATATAAAAATAGTGATAAATCTCCTACAAGTAAATTTTCAAAATGGCATAGAAAGATATTTATTTGGACTTTTGCTCCATTTATAATTATCACTTTAACTGGTGCTATGTTTAATCTAGGATTTAAAGGTGATGCAGTTATGTCCTATATAGCTTCAAAAGGTGAAGCAACTTCACATACAGTATTGGCTGCACCATATCTTTTTCCTAAAGTTCAAAGAATTGATTTAAAAAATGATAGTGTAAAAATGCTTCCTGTTAGTGAACTTATCTCAAAAGCAAAAGAGATAATGCCTAAAGTTGATTGGCAAAGAATTAGAATTGTAAATTATGGTGATAGTAGTGCTATATTTAAACTTGAAGGTTATAATCCGTATATGCCATTTTTAAATGGTATTTTAAATAAGCCAAGTGTAACTTTAAGTGGTGTTGATGGTAAGTTAGTAGATAAACAAGATGTTTTAGATAGACATTGGAGTGCAATTTTTACAGATATTATGCTGTTTATGCATTTTCTATTTGGAGTAGATACATTTACAAGATTTTTTATAGCAACTTTGATGTTGTTTTCTACATTTGCATTAGGGTTTGGAGTATTACTATATTTAGAGAAAAAATCAAGAAAATTTGGGGATAATATTCCAATATATCAAGGATTTGGAAAGCTCTCACTTGCAGTTATGATAGGAGTTATTCCAGCAACTGGATTGTTGTTTGTTTTACAATGGTTATTACCTTTTGATATGGAAAATAGAGTATTGATTCAAAAAGGGTTGTTTGCAGTTGCTTGGGTAGCAACTTTAACTTGGAGTTTTTATAGACTTAATTCTTATAAAGCAGCTAAAGAGTTTTTATATCTTGGAGGGATATTATTTATACTTAGTCCAATAATACATTTTATAAATAGTGGATTTAGTCCAATTAGGCTTTGGAATGAAGAAGTTTATACAGTACTAAGTGTTGATATAGGATTGTTTATATTTGGATTGATACTTTTAGTAGTAGCTTATAAACTTCCAGTAAATAGAGAAAAAATTCAAGAATTTTGGACTTCAAGAGGTGTAAAATGA